One region of Pseudomonas sp. B21-040 genomic DNA includes:
- the nosP gene encoding nitric oxide-sensing protein NosP, producing the protein MEQAQGAGIVSAMSQATDARQVAQELARQLLHPHLGFVLFFCSAEYDLQALGQALQHSFGGIRLVGCTSAGEITPLGYGRNCVTAVGFDHRHFSIAVELIDEMEHFSLIDAQQMVERLVSGCRSNTLAPIKGNSFALTLLDGLSSREEMVLAALSAALGDIPHFGGSAGDDNYLTHTHVYFDGEFHSGAAVVVLVNTWLDFEVFTTHHILPRAEKLVVTGADSASRRVYELNAEPAAAEYARHIGVPVDELDHRIFAAHPLAVRINEQYYVRAIQQVHPDLSLSFYCAVENGIVLTAMTPGPMLPNLQNLFEGLQERLGDLLLTIGCDCFLRRLELEDDGSLEAIGTFLREQRVMGFNTYGEQFNGMHINQTFTGVAIARGRSPGHR; encoded by the coding sequence ATGGAGCAGGCCCAAGGCGCAGGCATTGTCAGCGCAATGTCCCAAGCCACCGATGCCCGGCAAGTGGCGCAAGAACTGGCGCGGCAATTGTTGCACCCGCATCTGGGTTTCGTGCTGTTTTTCTGTTCCGCCGAGTATGACTTGCAGGCGCTAGGGCAGGCCTTGCAACACAGCTTCGGCGGTATTCGTCTGGTGGGTTGCACCAGCGCCGGGGAAATCACCCCGCTGGGCTATGGGCGCAATTGCGTGACGGCAGTGGGTTTTGATCATCGGCACTTCTCCATTGCGGTCGAGCTGATCGACGAAATGGAACACTTCAGCCTGATCGATGCCCAGCAAATGGTCGAGCGTCTGGTCAGTGGCTGTCGCAGTAACACCCTGGCCCCGATCAAGGGCAACAGCTTTGCCCTGACGTTGCTCGATGGTTTGTCCAGCCGTGAAGAAATGGTCCTCGCGGCGCTCAGTGCCGCGTTGGGCGACATTCCGCATTTTGGCGGTTCGGCCGGTGACGACAATTACCTGACCCATACCCACGTTTACTTCGACGGCGAATTCCACAGCGGCGCGGCAGTGGTGGTGCTGGTCAATACCTGGCTGGATTTTGAAGTGTTCACCACCCACCACATTCTGCCCAGGGCCGAAAAACTGGTGGTCACCGGGGCCGACAGCGCCTCGCGCCGAGTCTATGAACTCAACGCCGAACCGGCCGCCGCCGAGTACGCCCGGCACATTGGCGTTCCGGTTGATGAGCTGGATCACCGGATCTTTGCTGCACACCCCTTGGCCGTGCGCATCAACGAACAGTATTACGTGCGCGCCATTCAGCAGGTGCACCCGGACTTGAGCCTGAGTTTTTACTGCGCCGTGGAGAACGGCATCGTGCTCACCGCCATGACCCCAGGCCCGATGTTGCCGAACCTGCAAAACCTGTTCGAGGGGTTACAGGAGCGCTTGGGCGACTTGTTGCTGACCATCGGTTGTGACTGCTTTCTCAGGCGTCTGGAGCTGGAAGACGACGGCAGTCTCGAAGCAATCGGAACGTTTTTGCGCGAGCAGCGGGTGATGGGTTTCAACACCTACGGAGAACAGTTCAATGGCATGCACATCAACCAGACCTTCACCGGCGTTGCCATTGCCCGAGGTCGGTCCCCGGGGCACCGCTGA
- a CDS encoding porin → MYNNKNVKHRFLPLFIASLSGLGLSSMAEAEIMLYDKDQTTFSTDGYINAFYVNSDVDRAGDQFDRRQARVKMGFLPNYLGFNMGKQVDDLKLGARASFWVTINDSQTNGTDTAIDVRQFYGTVANAEWGEVLIGKDFGLFARSNILLDEMLAGYGQVSDTLGLVDGGGVSFGNIGTGYPYPFPTSQITYRTPVMDGLRVAVGIMDPVDTNDSSPTGKAYQENPRTESEITYQFDVAGAKIYSWVNGSYQTSDNTDSTVNTVTSKGVGYGVQAKMGGLSLTGSGFQAKGINPFFTNNAGEPTLRNVDSDGYLLQGSYKLGKNRLALSYGKTNDDGNGVVGSGADYETRGIALFHDVNDNLKLVAEYNQFEINGHDTSAQNENTDTVAVGAVLTW, encoded by the coding sequence ATGTACAACAATAAGAACGTCAAGCATCGCTTTTTACCCCTCTTCATCGCCAGCCTGTCCGGCCTTGGCCTGAGCTCAATGGCCGAGGCCGAGATCATGCTGTATGACAAGGACCAGACCACATTCTCGACCGACGGCTACATCAACGCATTTTATGTGAACAGCGATGTCGACCGTGCCGGTGATCAGTTCGACCGCCGACAGGCACGCGTCAAGATGGGGTTCCTGCCCAACTACCTGGGCTTCAACATGGGCAAGCAGGTCGATGACCTGAAGCTCGGTGCCCGGGCTTCGTTTTGGGTGACCATCAACGACAGCCAAACCAACGGCACCGACACCGCCATCGATGTGCGGCAGTTCTACGGTACGGTGGCAAACGCTGAGTGGGGTGAAGTGCTGATCGGCAAGGACTTCGGCCTGTTTGCCCGCTCCAACATCCTGCTCGATGAAATGCTCGCCGGTTACGGTCAGGTCAGCGATACCTTGGGGTTGGTGGATGGCGGCGGCGTCTCGTTCGGCAACATCGGCACCGGGTATCCGTATCCGTTCCCGACATCGCAGATCACCTACCGCACGCCGGTCATGGACGGTTTGCGCGTAGCGGTCGGGATCATGGACCCGGTTGATACCAACGACAGCAGCCCGACGGGCAAGGCTTATCAGGAAAACCCGCGCACCGAGAGCGAGATCACGTACCAGTTCGACGTCGCCGGGGCGAAGATCTACAGCTGGGTCAATGGCAGTTACCAGACTTCGGACAATACCGACTCCACCGTCAACACAGTCACCTCTAAAGGGGTTGGCTATGGCGTGCAGGCGAAGATGGGCGGGTTGTCACTCACTGGGTCCGGGTTCCAGGCCAAAGGCATCAATCCGTTCTTCACCAACAACGCCGGCGAGCCAACCTTGCGCAACGTCGACAGCGACGGATACCTGCTGCAAGGTTCCTACAAGCTGGGCAAAAACCGCCTGGCCCTGTCCTACGGCAAGACCAACGATGATGGCAATGGCGTGGTCGGCAGTGGCGCGGACTACGAAACGCGCGGTATTGCGCTGTTCCATGACGTGAATGACAACCTCAAACTTGTCGCCGAGTACAACCAGTTCGAAATCAACGGTCATGACACCAGCGCCCAGAACGAAAACACCGATACCGTTGCGGTGGGGGCCGTGTTGACCTGGTAA
- a CDS encoding sulfite exporter TauE/SafE family protein, with product MLLASFFGVVMGLVLGLTGAGGGILAVPALVLGLGLTMTQAAPVALFAVGSAAAVGAIDGLRHGLVRYRAALLIALLGAVFSPVGIYFAHQLPEKILMVLFSMLMVMVAWRMLRRERKDEGPSDHGHANWGQKNCMLDQQTGRFSWTAKCTATLAALGAVTGVVSGLLGVGGGFLIVPAFKQLTDVQMRGIVATSLMVISLISAIGVIGAFHAGVRIDSLGAIFIVASIVGMIVGRKLCAHVPARALQVGFASICMVIAAYMLFRVGV from the coding sequence ATGTTGCTGGCGAGTTTTTTTGGGGTGGTCATGGGCCTGGTCCTCGGGTTGACCGGGGCCGGTGGCGGCATTCTTGCGGTGCCGGCCCTGGTATTGGGGCTGGGCTTGACCATGACCCAAGCGGCACCCGTCGCCTTGTTTGCCGTGGGCAGTGCGGCGGCGGTCGGGGCGATTGACGGATTGCGGCATGGCCTGGTGCGTTATCGCGCGGCGTTGCTGATCGCGTTACTCGGCGCGGTGTTTTCACCGGTCGGCATTTACTTCGCCCATCAGTTGCCGGAAAAAATCCTGATGGTCCTGTTCAGTATGCTGATGGTCATGGTTGCCTGGCGGATGCTGCGACGTGAACGCAAGGACGAAGGGCCAAGCGATCACGGCCACGCCAACTGGGGCCAGAAAAACTGCATGCTCGATCAGCAGACCGGGCGTTTTTCCTGGACTGCCAAATGTACGGCGACCTTGGCCGCGCTCGGCGCGGTTACCGGTGTGGTGTCGGGGCTGCTTGGGGTGGGCGGCGGTTTTCTGATTGTCCCGGCGTTCAAGCAGCTCACTGATGTGCAGATGCGCGGCATCGTTGCCACTTCCTTGATGGTGATCAGCCTGATTTCCGCCATCGGCGTGATCGGTGCGTTTCATGCCGGCGTGCGAATCGACAGTCTCGGCGCAATCTTCATCGTCGCCAGCATCGTCGGCATGATCGTTGGCCGCAAGCTTTGTGCGCATGTGCCGGCCCGGGCGCTGCAGGTGGGCTTTGCCAGCATCTGCATGGTGATTGCGGCTTATATGCTGTTCAGAGTAGGCGTTTAG
- a CDS encoding MBL fold metallo-hydrolase yields MPALIKAFLDPASSTYSYVIYETDGGHCAIVDPVLDYDPAAGRTATTQPDKIIAFAREHHLQVQWLLETHAHADHLSAAPYLRRELGGNIAIGQSISLVQGVFKNLFNLEPEFRIDGSQFDHLFAPDESFMIGNLKATALHVPGHTPADMAYLVDGDVILVGDTLFMPDVGTARCDFPGGNANQLFTSIQKLLAFPASVRLYICHDYPPEGRESQCMTTVGEQRKSNIHVHDGIDETAFVEMRTRRDAGLGMPNLLLPAIQVNVRAGNLPPPEDNGVTYLKIPINKL; encoded by the coding sequence ATGCCTGCCCTGATCAAAGCCTTCCTCGACCCCGCCTCGTCGACCTATAGCTACGTGATTTATGAAACCGATGGCGGCCACTGCGCCATCGTCGACCCGGTGCTCGATTACGACCCGGCGGCCGGGCGGACCGCGACCACCCAACCCGACAAGATCATCGCCTTTGCTCGTGAACATCATTTGCAGGTGCAATGGCTGCTGGAAACCCACGCCCATGCCGATCACTTGTCTGCCGCGCCTTACCTGCGCCGCGAGCTGGGCGGCAACATTGCGATTGGCCAGTCGATCAGCCTGGTTCAGGGCGTGTTCAAAAACCTGTTCAACCTGGAGCCGGAATTTCGCATTGACGGCTCGCAGTTCGATCATCTGTTCGCACCGGATGAGTCGTTCATGATCGGCAACCTCAAGGCCACCGCCCTGCACGTACCCGGCCACACGCCGGCGGACATGGCTTACCTGGTCGACGGCGATGTGATTCTGGTGGGCGACACCCTGTTCATGCCGGATGTGGGCACCGCGCGTTGCGACTTTCCCGGCGGCAACGCGAATCAGTTGTTTACCTCGATCCAGAAATTACTGGCGTTTCCGGCCAGCGTGCGTCTTTACATCTGTCACGATTACCCGCCCGAAGGCCGCGAATCCCAGTGCATGACCACGGTCGGCGAACAGCGTAAAAGCAACATTCACGTGCATGACGGCATTGATGAGACCGCCTTCGTTGAAATGCGCACGCGCCGCGACGCCGGGTTGGGCATGCCGAACCTTCTGCTGCCGGCGATTCAGGTGAATGTGCGGGCCGGGAATCTGCCGCCGCCTGAGGACAATGGCGTGACGTACCTGAAAATCCCCATCAATAAACTCTGA
- the bkdR gene encoding Bkd operon transcriptional regulator BkdR — translation MRKLDRTDIGILNSLQENARITNADLARSVNLSPTPCFNRVKAMEELGLIREQVTLLDADLLGLHVNVFIHVSLEKQVEEALQHFEEAISDRPEVMECYLMAGDPDYLIRVLVPTIQSLERFMMDFLTKVPGVANIRSSFALKQVRYKTALPLPANGLTLSS, via the coding sequence ATGCGCAAATTGGACCGTACTGATATCGGCATTCTCAACAGCCTTCAGGAGAATGCGCGCATCACCAACGCCGACCTCGCACGCTCGGTCAACTTGTCGCCGACACCGTGCTTCAACCGGGTCAAGGCGATGGAAGAACTGGGCTTGATTCGTGAGCAAGTGACGCTACTGGATGCCGATCTGCTTGGGCTGCACGTCAATGTGTTCATTCACGTGAGCCTGGAGAAGCAGGTGGAAGAAGCGTTGCAGCATTTTGAGGAGGCGATCTCGGATCGCCCGGAAGTGATGGAGTGCTATTTGATGGCTGGCGACCCGGACTATTTGATCCGGGTGCTGGTGCCTACCATTCAGTCGCTGGAGCGCTTCATGATGGATTTCCTGACCAAAGTCCCTGGCGTTGCGAACATCCGTTCAAGCTTCGCCCTCAAGCAAGTGCGCTACAAAACCGCACTGCCATTGCCGGCCAACGGCCTGACCCTTTCGAGCTGA
- a CDS encoding 3-methyl-2-oxobutanoate dehydrogenase (2-methylpropanoyl-transferring) subunit alpha, which produces MNQAYEPLQLHVPEPSGRPGCKTDFSYLRLTDAGTVRKPSIDVEPADTADLAKGLIRVLDDQGNALGPWAEGVPVEILRKGMRAMLKTRIYDNRMVVAQRQKKMSFYMQSLGEEAIGSGQALALNVDDMCFPTYRQQSILMARDVPLVDLICQLLSNERDPLKGRQLPIMYSVKDFGFFTISGNLATQFVQGVGWGMASAIKGDTKIASAWIGDGATAESDFHTALTFAHVYRAPVILNVVNNQWAISTFQAIAGGEATTFAGRGVGCGIASLRVDGNDFVAVYAASAWAAERARRNLGPTMIEWVTYRAGPHSTSDDPSKYRPADDWSYFPLGDPIARLKQHLIKIGHWSEEEHTAVSAELEAQVIAAQKEAEQYGTLAGGQIPSAATMFEDVYKEMPEHLKRQRQELGI; this is translated from the coding sequence ATGAACCAAGCGTACGAACCGCTGCAACTGCACGTTCCCGAACCATCGGGCCGTCCTGGCTGCAAAACCGACTTCTCCTACCTGCGTCTGACCGACGCCGGCACGGTGCGCAAACCTTCCATCGACGTCGAACCCGCCGACACCGCCGACCTGGCCAAAGGGCTCATTCGCGTGCTCGACGACCAGGGCAATGCCCTCGGTCCGTGGGCTGAAGGCGTACCGGTCGAGATCCTGCGAAAGGGCATGCGTGCCATGCTCAAGACGCGGATCTATGACAACCGCATGGTGGTCGCCCAGCGTCAGAAAAAAATGTCGTTCTACATGCAGAGCCTCGGCGAAGAAGCCATCGGCAGCGGCCAGGCCCTGGCGCTGAACGTTGATGACATGTGCTTCCCGACGTACCGCCAGCAAAGCATCCTGATGGCGCGAGACGTGCCGCTGGTGGACCTGATCTGCCAACTGCTGTCCAACGAGCGCGATCCGCTCAAGGGCCGTCAGCTGCCGATCATGTATTCGGTCAAAGACTTCGGTTTCTTCACCATTTCCGGCAACCTCGCCACCCAATTCGTACAGGGTGTGGGCTGGGGCATGGCCTCGGCGATCAAGGGCGACACCAAAATCGCTTCGGCCTGGATCGGTGACGGCGCCACCGCTGAATCAGACTTCCACACCGCCCTCACCTTCGCCCACGTGTACCGTGCGCCGGTGATCCTCAACGTGGTCAACAACCAGTGGGCGATCTCCACCTTCCAGGCGATTGCCGGTGGTGAAGCCACCACGTTCGCCGGTCGTGGCGTCGGTTGTGGCATTGCCTCCCTGCGGGTTGATGGCAACGATTTCGTCGCAGTCTATGCGGCGTCTGCCTGGGCCGCCGAACGCGCCCGCCGCAACCTCGGCCCGACCATGATCGAATGGGTCACCTACCGCGCCGGCCCCCACTCCACCTCCGATGACCCGTCCAAGTACCGTCCTGCCGACGACTGGAGCTACTTCCCGCTGGGCGACCCGATTGCCCGCCTCAAGCAGCACCTGATCAAGATCGGTCACTGGTCCGAAGAGGAACACACCGCCGTCAGCGCCGAACTGGAAGCCCAGGTCATCGCCGCGCAGAAAGAAGCCGAACAGTACGGCACCCTCGCCGGTGGCCAGATTCCAAGCGCCGCGACCATGTTCGAAGACGTCTACAAAGAGATGCCGGAGCACTTGAAGCGCCAGCGTCAAGAGTTGGGGATCTGA
- a CDS encoding alpha-ketoacid dehydrogenase subunit beta — translation MNDHNNNIKPETAMTTTTMTMIQALRSAMDVMLERDDNVVVFGQDVGYFGGVFRCTEGLQNKYGTSRVFDAPISESGIVGVAVGMGAYGLRPVAEIQFADYVYPASDQIISEAARLRYRSAGEFTAPMTLRMPCGGGIYGGQTHSQSIEAMFTQVCGLRTVMPSNPYDAKGLLIASIENDDPVIFLEPKRLYNGPFDGHHDRPVTPWSKHPAAQVPDGYYTVPLDVAAIARPGKDVTILTYGTTVYVSQVAAEETGIDAEVIDLRSLWPLDLETIVKSVKKTGRCVVVHEATRTCGFGAELVALVQEHCFHYLEAPIERVTGWDTPYPHAQEWAYFPGPSRVGAALHRVMEV, via the coding sequence ATGAACGACCACAACAACAATATCAAGCCGGAAACTGCCATGACCACGACCACCATGACCATGATCCAGGCCCTGCGCTCGGCCATGGATGTGATGCTTGAGCGTGACGACAACGTCGTGGTCTTCGGCCAGGACGTCGGTTACTTCGGTGGCGTGTTCCGTTGCACCGAAGGTTTGCAGAACAAGTACGGCACTTCCCGGGTGTTCGACGCGCCGATCTCCGAAAGCGGCATCGTCGGTGTCGCCGTGGGCATGGGCGCCTATGGCCTGCGCCCGGTGGCCGAGATTCAGTTCGCCGACTACGTGTACCCGGCATCGGACCAGATCATTTCCGAAGCCGCCCGCCTGCGCTATCGCTCGGCCGGTGAGTTCACCGCACCGATGACCCTGCGCATGCCTTGCGGCGGCGGTATCTACGGCGGCCAGACCCACAGCCAGAGCATCGAGGCGATGTTCACTCAGGTGTGCGGTCTGCGCACGGTCATGCCGTCCAACCCATACGACGCCAAGGGCTTGCTGATTGCCTCCATCGAAAACGATGACCCGGTGATCTTCCTTGAGCCAAAACGCCTGTACAACGGCCCGTTCGACGGCCACCACGACCGCCCGGTTACCCCATGGTCGAAACACCCGGCCGCACAAGTGCCGGACGGCTACTACACCGTGCCGCTGGACGTCGCCGCCATCGCCCGTCCGGGCAAGGACGTGACCATCCTGACCTACGGCACCACCGTTTACGTCTCGCAAGTGGCCGCTGAAGAAACCGGCATCGACGCTGAAGTCATCGACCTGCGCAGCCTTTGGCCGCTGGACCTGGAGACCATCGTCAAATCGGTGAAGAAAACCGGACGCTGCGTAGTCGTTCACGAAGCGACCCGCACCTGCGGCTTCGGCGCCGAACTGGTCGCCCTGGTGCAAGAGCATTGCTTCCACTACCTGGAAGCGCCTATCGAACGCGTCACCGGTTGGGACACCCCCTACCCGCACGCACAAGAGTGGGCGTATTTCCCTGGTCCGTCCCGTGTGGGCGCGGCTTTGCATCGGGTTATGGAGGTCTGA
- a CDS encoding dihydrolipoamide acetyltransferase family protein, producing the protein MGTHVIKMPDIGEGIAEVELSQWHVKVGDLVVEDQVLADVMTDKAMVDIPSPVHGKVIALGGVPGEVMAVGSILISIEVEGAGNVKESSQPAPVKEAPVAAPKVEPVIASKPVAAAAPRVAACQAPMVAREADERPLASPAVRKHALDLGIQLRLLRGSGPAGRVLHEDLDAYLAQGQSNASTVPSAYAQRNDEEQIPVIGMRRKIAQRMQDATQRAAHFSYVEEIDVTAVEELRAHLNEKHGATRGKLTLLPFLVRALVVALRDFPQINARYDDEAQVITRLGAVHVGIATQADIGLMVPVVRHAEARSLWDSATEISRLATAARNGKASRDELSGSSITLTSLGALGGIVSTPVLNLPEVAIVGVNKIVERPMVVKGQIVIRKMMNLSSSFDHRVVDGMDAAQFIQAVRGLLEQPATLFVE; encoded by the coding sequence ATGGGCACGCACGTTATTAAAATGCCGGACATTGGTGAAGGCATTGCAGAAGTTGAATTGTCACAGTGGCACGTCAAGGTCGGCGATCTGGTCGTCGAAGATCAGGTACTGGCCGATGTGATGACCGACAAGGCGATGGTCGACATCCCTTCCCCCGTCCACGGCAAGGTGATTGCGCTGGGCGGTGTGCCTGGCGAAGTCATGGCGGTTGGCAGCATCCTGATCAGCATCGAAGTGGAAGGCGCGGGCAACGTTAAAGAGTCGTCCCAGCCAGCCCCTGTTAAAGAAGCACCGGTTGCAGCCCCTAAAGTTGAACCCGTTATCGCCAGCAAACCCGTCGCTGCCGCAGCGCCGCGAGTGGCTGCCTGCCAGGCCCCAATGGTGGCACGCGAGGCCGACGAACGCCCGCTGGCCTCCCCGGCCGTGCGCAAACACGCGCTGGACCTCGGCATTCAATTGCGTCTGCTGCGTGGCAGCGGCCCTGCCGGTCGCGTGCTGCACGAAGACCTCGACGCCTATCTGGCGCAGGGTCAGTCGAATGCATCGACCGTGCCCTCTGCTTACGCCCAGCGTAACGACGAAGAACAAATCCCGGTCATCGGCATGCGCCGCAAGATCGCCCAGCGCATGCAGGACGCCACCCAGCGTGCAGCACACTTCAGTTATGTTGAAGAAATCGACGTCACCGCCGTCGAAGAATTGCGCGCGCACCTGAACGAAAAACACGGTGCGACTCGCGGCAAGCTGACCTTGCTGCCGTTCCTGGTCCGTGCCCTGGTCGTTGCCCTGCGTGATTTCCCGCAGATCAACGCCCGTTATGACGACGAAGCCCAAGTCATCACCCGCCTCGGCGCGGTGCATGTGGGCATCGCCACCCAGGCCGACATCGGCTTGATGGTGCCGGTGGTGCGTCATGCCGAAGCCCGCAGCCTGTGGGACAGCGCGACTGAAATCTCCCGTTTGGCCACCGCCGCACGCAATGGCAAGGCCAGCCGTGATGAACTGTCCGGTTCGAGCATCACCCTGACCAGCCTCGGTGCGTTGGGCGGCATTGTCAGCACCCCGGTGTTGAACCTGCCGGAAGTGGCGATTGTCGGCGTCAACAAAATCGTCGAGCGCCCAATGGTCGTCAAAGGCCAGATCGTGATCCGCAAGATGATGAACCTCTCCAGTTCCTTCGATCACCGTGTGGTCGACGGCATGGACGCGGCGCAATTCATCCAGGCCGTTCGCGGCTTGCTCGAACAACCCGCTACCCTGTTTGTGGAGTAA
- the lpdA gene encoding dihydrolipoyl dehydrogenase produces MQSLNTTLLIIGGGPGGYVTAIRAGQLGIPTILVEGESLGGTCLNIGCIPSKALIHVAEQFHQTQHHSQHSALGISVSAPTLDISKSVEWKDGIVDRLTTGVAALLKKNKVQVIQGWAKVIDGKTVEVGDTRIQCEHLVLATGSKSVNLPMLPIGGPIISSTEALAPTSVPKRLTVVGGGYIGLELGIAYRKLGADVCVVEAQERILPAYDAELTQPVHDELKKLGVKLYLKHSVQGFDSSNNSLKVLDPNGDTLNLETDQVLVAVGRKPNTQGWNLEALNLDMNGSAIKIDNRCQTSMRNVYAIGDLSGEPMLAHRAMAQGEMVAELISGKTREFNPTAIAAVCFTDPELVVVGQTPDEVKAAGLDCIVSSFPFAANGRAMTLESKSGFVRVVARRDNHVIVGWQAVGVGVSELSTAFAQSLEMGARLEDIGGTIHAHPTLGEAVQEAALRALGHALHL; encoded by the coding sequence ATGCAATCTCTGAACACCACACTGCTGATCATCGGCGGCGGCCCCGGCGGTTATGTGACCGCGATCCGAGCCGGTCAGTTGGGCATCCCGACCATTCTGGTGGAAGGTGAATCGCTGGGCGGTACATGCCTGAATATCGGCTGCATCCCGTCGAAAGCGCTGATCCACGTCGCTGAGCAGTTTCACCAGACGCAACACCACAGCCAGCATTCAGCCTTGGGCATCAGCGTTTCGGCACCAACCCTCGACATCAGCAAGAGCGTCGAGTGGAAGGACGGCATCGTTGATCGCCTGACCACTGGCGTCGCGGCGCTGCTGAAAAAGAACAAGGTCCAGGTCATTCAAGGCTGGGCCAAGGTGATCGATGGTAAAACCGTCGAGGTTGGCGACACGCGCATTCAGTGCGAGCACCTGGTGCTGGCCACCGGTTCGAAAAGCGTGAACCTGCCGATGCTGCCGATTGGCGGTCCGATCATCTCCTCCACCGAAGCCCTGGCGCCGACGTCCGTGCCCAAGCGACTGACCGTGGTCGGTGGCGGCTACATCGGTCTGGAACTGGGGATTGCCTATCGCAAGCTCGGCGCCGACGTCTGCGTAGTCGAGGCACAGGAGCGGATCCTGCCGGCTTACGACGCTGAACTGACTCAGCCGGTACACGACGAACTGAAAAAACTCGGCGTGAAGCTTTACTTGAAGCATAGCGTTCAAGGCTTTGATTCTTCGAACAATTCTCTTAAAGTTCTTGATCCAAACGGCGACACCCTGAACCTGGAAACCGATCAGGTGCTGGTCGCCGTGGGTCGCAAACCGAACACCCAGGGCTGGAACCTCGAAGCGCTGAACCTGGACATGAACGGCTCGGCGATCAAGATCGACAACCGCTGCCAGACCAGCATGCGCAACGTGTACGCCATCGGTGACCTGAGCGGCGAACCAATGCTCGCGCACCGGGCCATGGCTCAGGGCGAGATGGTGGCTGAACTGATCAGCGGTAAAACCCGCGAGTTCAACCCTACCGCCATTGCCGCCGTGTGCTTTACCGACCCGGAACTGGTGGTGGTCGGCCAGACCCCGGACGAGGTCAAGGCGGCGGGTCTGGACTGCATCGTTTCGAGCTTCCCGTTCGCGGCCAATGGCCGGGCGATGACGCTGGAATCGAAAAGCGGCTTCGTGCGGGTGGTCGCTCGTCGGGACAATCATGTGATTGTCGGCTGGCAAGCGGTGGGCGTCGGGGTTTCCGAGCTGTCCACGGCCTTCGCCCAGAGCCTGGAAATGGGCGCGCGCCTGGAAGACATCGGCGGCACCATCCACGCGCATCCGACCTTGGGCGAGGCCGTGCAGGAAGCAGCGTTGCGAGCCCTTGGCCACGCGCTGCACCTGTAA
- a CDS encoding branched-chain amino acid aminotransferase: MGNESINWDKLGFDYIKTDKRFLSYWRNGEWDKGTLTEDNVLHISEGSTALHYGQQCFEGMKAYRCKDGSINLFRPDQNALRMQRSCARLLMPFVETEQFIEACKAVVRANERFIPPYGTGGALYLRPFVIGVGDNIGVRTAPEFIFSIFAIPVGAYFKGGLTPHNFLISSFDRAAPQGTGAAKVGGNYAASLMPGSQAKKAHYADCIYLDPMTHTKIEEVGSANFFGITHDNKFVTPNSPSVLPGITRLSLIELAKSRLGLEVIEGDVFIDKLSDFKEAGACGTAAVITPIGGISYNDHLHVFHSETEVGPVTQKLYKELTGVQTGDIEAPAGWIVKV; this comes from the coding sequence ATGGGTAACGAAAGCATTAATTGGGACAAGCTGGGTTTTGACTACATCAAGACAGACAAGCGTTTCTTGTCGTACTGGCGCAATGGCGAGTGGGACAAAGGCACCCTGACCGAAGACAACGTGCTGCACATCAGCGAAGGCTCCACCGCCCTTCACTATGGCCAGCAATGCTTCGAAGGCATGAAGGCCTATCGTTGCAAGGACGGTTCGATCAACCTGTTCCGCCCGGACCAGAATGCCCTGCGCATGCAGCGCAGCTGTGCACGTCTGCTGATGCCGTTCGTCGAAACCGAACAGTTCATCGAAGCGTGCAAGGCCGTGGTCCGCGCCAACGAACGTTTCATCCCGCCTTACGGCACCGGCGGCGCGCTGTACCTGCGTCCGTTCGTGATCGGCGTGGGTGACAACATCGGCGTGCGTACCGCGCCCGAGTTCATCTTCTCGATCTTCGCCATTCCGGTTGGTGCCTACTTCAAGGGCGGCCTGACCCCGCACAACTTCCTGATCTCCAGCTTCGACCGTGCAGCCCCACAAGGCACCGGCGCGGCCAAGGTCGGTGGCAACTACGCCGCCAGCCTGATGCCAGGCTCCCAGGCCAAGAAAGCGCACTACGCCGACTGCATCTACCTGGACCCGATGACCCACACCAAAATCGAGGAAGTCGGTTCGGCCAACTTCTTCGGGATCACCCACGACAACAAGTTCGTCACCCCGAACTCGCCGTCGGTACTGCCAGGCATCACCCGCCTGTCGTTGATCGAGCTGGCCAAATCGCGTCTGGGCCTGGAAGTGATCGAAGGCGACGTGTTCATCGACAAGCTCTCGGACTTCAAAGAAGCCGGCGCTTGCGGTACTGCTGCCGTGATCACCCCGATCGGCGGCATCAGCTACAACGATCACCTGCACGTGTTCCACAGTGAAACCGAAGTCGGCCCGGTCACCCAGAAGCTCTACAAAGAGCTGACCGGTGTGCAGACTGGCGACATCGAAGCGCCGGCGGGCTGGATCGTCAAGGTTTGA